In Brienomyrus brachyistius isolate T26 chromosome 19, BBRACH_0.4, whole genome shotgun sequence, one DNA window encodes the following:
- the LOC125714920 gene encoding protein FAM177A1-like, producing MAELSLYLANVNVSLGQTMEAEKSPGPAKDFERVELGEMGKGAQQKQKVPRRIIHFASGETMEEYSTDEEEVEEKVKKELPPPVEPSKLTWGPYFWFYMWRVATSTLSACDYLGERMASLFGITSPKYQYAIDEYYRMKKEEEEEEEENRMSEEAERRFDEQQRQGGQEAATEQPGGSASFLNVTFELEAEPHTVPTPVST from the exons ATGGCGGAGTTGTCTCTTTATCTTGCCAACGTTAACGTGTCCCTGGGCCAGACCATGGAGGCTGAGAAG AGCCCAGGCCCTGCGAAGGACTTCGAGCGTGTGGAGCTCGGCGAGATGGGGAAAGGGGCGCAGCAGAAGCAGAAGGTCCCACGGCGGATCATCCACTTTGCAAGCGGGGAGACCATGGAGGAATACAGCACAGATGAAGAGGAGGTCGAGGAgaaggtgaagaaggagctgccaCCACCGGTGGAGCCT TCCAAGCTGACATGGGGTCCATACTTCTGGTTCTACATGTGGAGAGTTGCTACGTCCACACTCTCGG CGTGTGACTACCTTGGAGAAAGGATGGCCTCGCTCTTTGGCATCACCTCGCCCAAGTACCAGTACGCCATCGACGAGTACTACAGGATGAAGAAGGAG gaggaagaggaggaggaggagaatcgTATGTCAGAGGAGGCCGAGCGCAGATTCGACGAGCAGCAGCGACAAGGAGGACAGGAGGCCGCAACGGAGCAGCCCGGAGGCTCCGCCTCATTTCTCAACGTCACCTTTGAGCTGGAGGCGGAGCCCCACACTGTCCCCACCCCCGTTTCCACCTAA